The following are encoded in a window of Nibricoccus aquaticus genomic DNA:
- a CDS encoding glycosyltransferase, with translation MLLLDLSHTSHTHARTGVQRVCRSLHTALAASTAVTAITHDPHRNTWRPLAPWETANLASTAPSPKRSARWPLPARLAGRTARTLGLRPPALPAASALIVPEIFSATTASAFPALFARVRGPRIAIFHDAIALKFPELTPSKTVARFPAYLRELLAFDGIAANSEDSRQTLLDYWRWLGLTAPPPVAALPLALEKCHILRDTPSENQPPVVLSVGSIEGRKNHLALLDAAESLWSRGLRFELHLIGLAQPQTGRAALEKIRVLQSAGHPLRYDGPVDEAALNAAYARCAFTVYPSLYEGFGLPVLESLSHGKPCLCSAHGALGESTRDGGCLTLDRVDSVSLASGIEKLLTDSAARDALIAQARARTFRTWPDYARDLLAWLPTLPLHR, from the coding sequence ATGCTTCTCCTCGACCTCAGCCACACCAGCCACACCCACGCCCGCACCGGCGTCCAACGCGTCTGCCGCTCCCTCCACACCGCGCTCGCCGCCTCCACCGCCGTCACCGCGATCACCCACGATCCTCATCGCAACACCTGGCGCCCGCTCGCCCCGTGGGAAACCGCCAACCTCGCCAGCACCGCCCCGTCCCCCAAACGCTCCGCCCGCTGGCCCCTCCCCGCCCGCCTCGCCGGCCGCACCGCGCGCACCCTCGGCCTCCGTCCACCCGCACTCCCCGCCGCCTCCGCGCTCATCGTCCCGGAAATCTTCTCCGCCACCACCGCCTCCGCGTTCCCCGCACTTTTCGCCCGCGTCCGCGGCCCGCGCATCGCCATCTTCCACGACGCCATCGCTCTCAAATTCCCCGAGCTCACCCCGTCAAAAACCGTCGCCCGCTTCCCTGCCTACCTCCGCGAACTCCTCGCCTTCGACGGCATCGCCGCCAACTCCGAAGACTCCCGCCAGACCCTCCTCGACTACTGGCGCTGGCTCGGCCTCACCGCCCCCCCACCCGTCGCCGCCCTCCCCCTCGCCCTCGAAAAGTGTCACATATTACGTGACACTCCCTCTGAAAATCAGCCCCCCGTCGTCCTCTCCGTCGGCAGCATCGAAGGACGCAAAAACCACCTCGCTCTCCTCGACGCCGCCGAATCCCTCTGGTCCCGCGGCCTCCGCTTCGAACTCCACCTCATCGGCCTCGCCCAACCCCAAACCGGCCGCGCTGCCCTCGAAAAAATCCGCGTCCTCCAATCCGCCGGCCACCCCCTCCGCTACGACGGCCCCGTCGACGAAGCTGCGCTCAACGCCGCCTACGCCCGCTGCGCCTTCACCGTTTACCCGTCGCTCTATGAAGGCTTCGGCCTCCCCGTCCTCGAATCCCTCTCTCACGGCAAACCCTGCCTCTGCTCCGCCCACGGCGCCCTCGGCGAATCCACCCGCGACGGCGGCTGCCTCACCCTCGACCGTGTCGACTCCGTGAGCCTCGCCAGCGGTATCGAAAAACTCCTGACCGATTCCGCCGCCCGCGACGCCCTCATCGCCCAGGCCCGCGCCCGCACCTTCCGCACCTGGCCCGATTACGCCCGCGACCTCCTCGCCTGGCTCCCCACGCTGCCCCTCCACAGATAA
- a CDS encoding cytochrome c oxidase assembly protein, giving the protein MIDWRHWHNEPYLVGGLIVLGWLYAIFTGPLRARIAPGAAYPLAHAVRFYAALVIFYLAVGSPLDQIGERFLLTAHMIQHQLLIYGSAILFLLGLPHWLVAPITARPSLRPFLRILTHPVICGVIYTLTISIWHAPGLYDWALQDKFIHVLEHVMFFATALLYWWPVLSPSREFPPLGHGPQMIYLLAVTIGMTPLFAFLAFADNILYPTYEYAPRLFNNFSPAQDQLLGASVMKLGGLFVTFVALVIAFYRWYQQTEGKPASRTA; this is encoded by the coding sequence ATGATCGACTGGCGCCACTGGCATAACGAACCCTACCTCGTCGGCGGCCTCATCGTCCTCGGCTGGCTCTACGCGATTTTCACCGGCCCTCTCCGCGCCCGCATCGCCCCCGGCGCAGCCTACCCGCTTGCCCACGCCGTCCGTTTCTACGCCGCCCTCGTCATCTTCTACCTGGCCGTCGGTTCTCCTCTCGACCAGATCGGCGAACGTTTCCTTCTCACCGCCCACATGATCCAGCACCAGCTGCTCATCTACGGCTCCGCCATCCTCTTCCTCCTCGGCCTCCCCCACTGGCTCGTCGCCCCCATCACCGCCCGCCCATCACTACGCCCATTCCTGCGCATCCTTACCCATCCGGTCATCTGCGGCGTGATCTACACCCTCACCATCTCCATCTGGCACGCCCCCGGCCTCTACGATTGGGCCCTTCAGGATAAATTCATCCACGTCCTCGAACACGTCATGTTCTTCGCCACCGCGCTCCTCTACTGGTGGCCCGTCCTCAGCCCTTCCCGCGAATTCCCGCCCCTCGGCCACGGCCCGCAGATGATCTACCTGCTCGCCGTCACCATCGGCATGACCCCGCTCTTCGCCTTCCTCGCCTTCGCCGACAACATCCTGTACCCGACCTACGAGTACGCCCCGCGCCTCTTCAACAACTTCTCCCCCGCCCAGGACCAGCTCCTCGGCGCCTCCGTCATGAAACTCGGCGGACTCTTCGTCACCTTCGTCGCCCTCGTCATCGCCTTCTACCGCTGGTACCAGCAAACCGAGGGCAAGCCCGCCTCCCGCACCGCCTGA
- a CDS encoding cytochrome C oxidase subunit IV family protein, translating to MASHAAHSPAPHHDEHAHADAHSEGKFHIFVQIAMLLAVITGVEIVLIYLPLTKWLIVTSLVVLSTVKFMFVIFYFMHLKWDKLFCTIIFFIGLVLAGGTMWALLKLFSAEASLPLETAQAALRALA from the coding sequence ATGGCCTCTCACGCCGCCCATTCTCCCGCTCCTCACCACGACGAGCACGCCCACGCCGATGCGCACAGCGAGGGCAAATTCCACATCTTCGTCCAGATCGCGATGCTCCTCGCGGTCATCACCGGCGTCGAAATCGTCCTCATCTACCTCCCGCTCACGAAGTGGCTCATCGTCACTTCACTGGTCGTTCTCTCCACGGTGAAGTTCATGTTCGTCATCTTCTACTTCATGCACCTGAAGTGGGATAAACTTTTTTGCACGATCATCTTCTTCATCGGCCTCGTCCTCGCTGGCGGCACCATGTGGGCCCTCCTGAAACTCTTCAGCGCCGAGGCCAGCCTCCCGCTGGAAACCGCCCAAGCCGCTCTTCGCGCTCTCGCCTGA
- a CDS encoding cytochrome c oxidase subunit 3, giving the protein MSSHAGPIDHHHDHTTSTGIPNKKLFMWAFLASDCMFFGTLISTHLIYRLHPPPGSPDVKSIFSIELTSFSTFILLMSSLLMALAVNSLQKGQVRSTRQNLIGTIFFGLIFLACQVYEFSHFVHEKGLTLSNSIFGSTFYVLTGTHGCHVAIGVLWLVLMYIRSFKPADADQGRAWLIKGFFHLIVWGVTIVASMASMLGLVHAIQVGDGFGGFLHHHPVEFGVSILGLIVLWLLSRQEGPVDFGEANAMDVESMGLYWHFVDIVWIVIFTAVYLLEYL; this is encoded by the coding sequence ATGAGCAGCCACGCCGGCCCAATCGATCACCACCACGACCACACCACGTCGACCGGTATTCCGAACAAGAAGCTCTTCATGTGGGCCTTCCTTGCCTCGGACTGCATGTTCTTCGGCACGCTGATCTCCACGCATCTGATCTACCGGCTACACCCGCCGCCAGGATCGCCCGATGTGAAGAGCATCTTCAGCATCGAGCTCACGTCCTTCTCGACCTTCATCCTCCTGATGTCGTCGCTCCTCATGGCCCTCGCCGTGAACTCGCTGCAAAAAGGCCAGGTCCGCAGCACCCGCCAGAACCTCATCGGCACGATCTTCTTCGGCCTCATCTTCCTCGCGTGCCAGGTGTACGAGTTCTCCCACTTCGTCCACGAGAAGGGCCTCACGCTCTCCAACAGCATCTTCGGCTCCACCTTCTACGTCCTCACCGGTACCCACGGCTGCCACGTCGCCATCGGCGTCCTCTGGCTCGTGCTCATGTACATCCGCTCCTTCAAACCCGCCGACGCCGACCAGGGCCGCGCCTGGCTCATCAAAGGCTTTTTCCACCTCATCGTCTGGGGCGTCACCATCGTCGCCAGCATGGCCTCCATGCTCGGCCTCGTTCACGCCATCCAGGTCGGCGACGGCTTCGGCGGTTTTCTCCACCACCACCCGGTCGAATTCGGTGTCTCGATCCTCGGCCTCATCGTCCTCTGGCTCCTCAGCCGCCAGGAAGGCCCTGTCGATTTCGGTGAAGCCAACGCCATGGATGTCGAGTCGATGGGCCTTTACTGGCACTTCGTGGACATCGTCTGGATCGTGATCTTCACAGCCGTCTATCTCCTCGAATACCTTTAA
- the ctaD gene encoding cytochrome c oxidase subunit I, giving the protein MDAAAQSHFTGKEAGHAVEKRPWIFTRPTAKTGIVSWLTTVDHKRVGIMYGISALLFFLVGGIEALIIRIQLAVPNNTFISHQFYNEMFTMHATTMIFLAVMPLSAAFFNYIMPLQIGARDVAFPRLNGFAFWVFLAGAIVLNVGWFVKSGLPDAGWFGYAPLTSTDFSNQFKADMSTDLWVMGLQILGVSSVVGSMNFIITIINMRAPGMTMMRLPVFTWMTLITAFLIILSFPAITIALVELMMDRSFGTNFFEVSNGGLPILWQHLFWVFGHPEVYILILPAMGIVSEILPTFSRKPLFGYPIIVFSGATIGFLGFGVWSHHMFTTGMGTMATAAFSLATMAIAVPTGVKMFNWIGTMWGGHLQMRTPMMFALGFVWMFLMGGLSGIMHSAAPADAQQQDSYFVVAHFHYVLIGGAVFGLLSGIHYWFPLIFGRRIGEFWGKLSFWVIFAGFNITFFPMHFLGLNGMPRRTAVYDGNMGWNDANFIATVGAFILACGIGIYFAVMLYTYFKGEKAGRDPWDGRTLEWSIPNPPPEYNFAVTPTVHARDAFWYEKHHKEEIAKEKSAHAKEDEAHGGVHMPSQSWFPLMTAIGLLIGGLFFVNHKFVGAICGGTVMFLGIYFWALEGPGGYHVHPSEDDDKSGSYGKH; this is encoded by the coding sequence ATGGACGCAGCCGCCCAAAGTCATTTCACCGGCAAAGAAGCCGGCCACGCCGTCGAAAAACGCCCGTGGATTTTCACCCGCCCGACCGCCAAGACCGGCATCGTCAGCTGGCTCACCACCGTCGACCACAAACGTGTCGGCATCATGTACGGCATCTCCGCACTGCTCTTCTTCCTCGTCGGCGGTATCGAGGCGTTGATCATCCGCATCCAGCTCGCGGTGCCCAACAACACCTTCATCTCGCATCAGTTCTACAACGAGATGTTCACCATGCACGCGACGACGATGATCTTCCTCGCCGTCATGCCCCTCTCGGCCGCGTTCTTTAATTACATCATGCCGCTCCAGATCGGCGCTCGCGACGTCGCCTTCCCGCGGCTTAACGGCTTCGCTTTCTGGGTCTTCCTTGCTGGCGCTATTGTTCTCAACGTCGGTTGGTTCGTGAAATCCGGCCTCCCCGACGCCGGCTGGTTCGGCTACGCCCCGCTCACCTCCACCGACTTCTCCAACCAATTTAAAGCCGACATGTCCACCGACCTCTGGGTCATGGGCCTCCAGATCCTCGGCGTCTCCTCGGTCGTCGGCTCGATGAACTTCATCATCACGATCATCAACATGCGCGCCCCCGGCATGACGATGATGCGCCTGCCGGTCTTCACGTGGATGACGCTCATCACCGCGTTCCTCATCATCCTCTCCTTCCCCGCCATCACCATCGCGCTCGTCGAGCTTATGATGGACCGCTCCTTCGGCACCAACTTCTTTGAAGTCTCCAACGGCGGCCTCCCCATTCTCTGGCAACACTTGTTCTGGGTCTTCGGTCACCCCGAGGTGTACATCCTCATCCTTCCAGCGATGGGCATCGTCTCTGAAATCCTCCCGACCTTTTCCCGCAAGCCTCTCTTCGGTTACCCGATCATCGTCTTCTCGGGCGCTACCATCGGCTTTCTCGGCTTCGGCGTCTGGTCCCACCACATGTTCACCACCGGCATGGGCACCATGGCCACCGCCGCTTTCTCCCTCGCCACGATGGCCATCGCTGTCCCGACGGGTGTTAAGATGTTCAACTGGATCGGCACCATGTGGGGCGGCCACCTCCAGATGCGCACTCCCATGATGTTCGCCCTCGGCTTCGTCTGGATGTTCCTCATGGGCGGTCTCTCCGGCATCATGCACTCGGCCGCTCCCGCCGATGCCCAGCAGCAAGACTCCTACTTCGTCGTCGCCCACTTCCACTACGTGCTCATCGGCGGCGCCGTCTTCGGCCTGCTCTCCGGCATCCACTACTGGTTCCCGCTCATCTTCGGCCGCCGCATCGGTGAATTCTGGGGCAAGCTCTCCTTCTGGGTGATCTTCGCCGGCTTCAACATCACCTTCTTCCCGATGCACTTCCTCGGCCTCAACGGCATGCCCCGCCGGACCGCCGTGTACGACGGCAACATGGGCTGGAACGACGCCAACTTCATCGCCACCGTCGGTGCCTTCATCCTCGCTTGCGGTATCGGCATCTACTTCGCCGTGATGCTCTACACCTACTTCAAAGGTGAAAAAGCCGGCCGCGATCCATGGGATGGCCGCACCCTCGAATGGTCGATCCCGAACCCGCCGCCTGAATACAACTTCGCCGTCACCCCCACCGTCCACGCCCGCGACGCCTTCTGGTACGAAAAACACCACAAGGAAGAGATCGCCAAGGAAAAGTCCGCTCACGCCAAGGAAGACGAAGCTCACGGCGGCGTCCACATGCCCAGCCAGTCCTGGTTCCCGCTGATGACTGCCATCGGCCTGCTCATCGGCGGCCTGTTCTTCGTGAATCACAAGTTCGTCGGCGCCATCTGCGGCGGCACGGTCATGTTCCTCGGCATCTACTTCTGGGCCCTCGAAGGCCCCGGCGGTTACCACGTCCATCCCTCCGAAGACGACGACAAGTCCGGCAGCTACGGTAAGCACTAA
- the coxB gene encoding cytochrome c oxidase subunit II — MIASSTLRTFARRGLTALAVACLPLITGGWLTGPQSTFDTKGPVAKAQLDVFYVTLWVTGIIFVLVAGILTYATLKFKARNDADEHAPVPPQGHGNPLIELGLIALSVIALVFIAIPTLHHIWYTYDVPEEEKATAYEVNAIGYQWWFKFEYPRELVADAPLTLANELVIPAGRAVRVNLRTFDVIHSFWVPKLAGKVDMMPNRANHLWLKADEPGYFWGQCAEYCGESHAVMRFRVIALNEADFAAWVAHQKLPGKPVTTENAKIQFASYKPLENKRNAPGWSEKFDADPFKAWTAQQLPEVGSAELELVNKGKAIFTAKTCNSCHAVRGDQPAAGNPIVPDLTHVGSRTTIAGGLLENTPENLHRWLTDPNGVKPGNKMYRGFTGGMNGYAKVDHDTNTVTGHNITVNDDEARALVAYLHSLK, encoded by the coding sequence ATGATCGCCTCGTCCACTTTGCGCACCTTCGCCCGTCGCGGCCTGACCGCCCTTGCTGTTGCCTGCCTCCCGCTCATCACCGGCGGCTGGCTCACCGGCCCTCAATCCACCTTCGACACCAAGGGCCCCGTCGCCAAAGCCCAGCTCGACGTCTTCTACGTCACACTCTGGGTCACCGGCATCATCTTCGTCCTCGTCGCGGGCATCCTCACTTACGCGACGCTCAAATTCAAAGCTCGTAACGACGCCGACGAACACGCACCCGTTCCACCCCAAGGCCACGGCAACCCCCTCATCGAGCTCGGCCTCATCGCCCTCTCCGTCATCGCCCTCGTCTTCATCGCCATCCCCACCCTCCACCACATCTGGTACACCTACGACGTACCCGAGGAAGAAAAAGCCACCGCCTACGAGGTGAACGCCATCGGCTACCAATGGTGGTTTAAGTTTGAATACCCCCGCGAACTCGTCGCCGACGCTCCACTCACGCTCGCCAATGAGCTCGTCATCCCCGCCGGCCGCGCCGTCCGCGTCAACCTCCGCACGTTCGACGTCATCCACAGCTTCTGGGTCCCGAAGCTCGCCGGTAAAGTGGACATGATGCCCAACCGCGCCAACCACCTCTGGCTCAAAGCCGACGAACCCGGCTACTTCTGGGGCCAGTGCGCCGAGTACTGCGGCGAGTCCCATGCCGTCATGCGCTTCCGCGTCATCGCCCTCAACGAAGCTGATTTCGCCGCCTGGGTAGCCCACCAAAAACTTCCCGGCAAACCCGTCACCACAGAGAACGCGAAAATCCAATTCGCCAGCTACAAACCGCTCGAAAACAAACGTAACGCCCCCGGCTGGTCCGAAAAATTCGACGCCGACCCTTTCAAAGCATGGACCGCCCAGCAACTCCCTGAGGTAGGCAGCGCCGAGCTGGAGCTCGTCAACAAGGGTAAGGCAATCTTCACCGCCAAAACTTGCAACAGCTGCCACGCCGTCCGCGGTGATCAGCCGGCTGCCGGCAACCCGATCGTCCCCGATCTCACCCACGTCGGCTCCCGCACCACCATCGCCGGCGGCCTCCTCGAAAACACTCCTGAAAATCTTCATCGCTGGCTCACCGATCCCAACGGCGTAAAACCCGGCAACAAGATGTACCGCGGCTTCACCGGCGGCATGAACGGCTACGCGAAAGTCGATCACGACACCAACACCGTCACCGGCCACAACATCACAGTGAACGACGACGAAGCCCGCGCCCTCGTCGCCTACCTCCACAGTCTCAAGTAA
- a CDS encoding DUF420 domain-containing protein: MTIHDIPALNAALNGLATICLTSGFFFIMRKNIPAHRASMLSAGIVSAVFLVGYVSHKVLKGMAAGPGEALHTEFGGEGAIKTIYRVMLISHILLAIAIAYLVPRTFYFALKGQIERHRAWARWTFPIWYYVSVTGVLVYFFLYQWWPATRS, translated from the coding sequence ATGACGATCCACGACATCCCCGCCCTTAACGCCGCCCTCAACGGCCTGGCTACGATCTGCCTCACCTCGGGCTTTTTCTTCATCATGCGGAAAAACATCCCCGCGCACCGCGCCAGCATGTTATCCGCCGGCATCGTCTCCGCCGTCTTCCTCGTTGGTTATGTGAGCCACAAAGTCCTCAAAGGCATGGCCGCCGGCCCCGGCGAGGCGTTGCACACCGAATTCGGCGGCGAAGGCGCGATAAAAACCATTTATCGCGTGATGCTGATCTCTCACATCCTCCTCGCCATCGCCATCGCCTATCTCGTTCCCCGCACCTTCTACTTCGCCCTGAAAGGCCAGATCGAACGCCACCGCGCCTGGGCCCGGTGGACATTCCCCATCTGGTACTACGTCTCCGTCACCGGCGTGCTCGTTTATTTTTTCCTCTACCAATGGTGGCCCGCCACCCGCTCCTGA
- the cyoE gene encoding heme o synthase, with protein MSRDFSTPAPAASASASPAPKTEKARFHDYLELTKPRLSMLSVITTLVGYFATTPPWDAHVFWFLLLGTSLCAGGVAALNQWMESDTDALMKRTADRPIPSGKVPTGSAFILGWTMCAAGLWMLFFKVDGLAAFFALATIVSYLAFYTPAKRWSRWSTEIGAVAGAFPPLIGWAASSTRENALGWILFGILLFWQIPHFMAIAWIYRADYATVRFPMLPVRDAAGGKVAAWSLINTFVLVAVTAAPSFLGLTSNYYLAVTLVLGLWFIVRAIAFTRPADREKTARKLFYASIIWLPLQLAALVADRWIF; from the coding sequence ATGAGCCGCGATTTCTCCACGCCCGCCCCCGCCGCATCGGCATCCGCTTCGCCCGCGCCCAAGACGGAGAAAGCCCGCTTCCACGACTACCTCGAGCTCACCAAGCCACGGCTGAGTATGTTGTCGGTCATCACGACCCTCGTCGGCTACTTCGCCACCACCCCGCCGTGGGACGCCCATGTATTCTGGTTCTTGTTACTCGGCACCTCGCTCTGCGCCGGCGGCGTCGCCGCCCTCAATCAATGGATGGAGAGCGACACCGATGCGCTCATGAAGCGCACCGCCGACCGCCCCATCCCGTCCGGCAAAGTCCCCACCGGCTCCGCCTTCATCCTCGGTTGGACCATGTGCGCCGCCGGTCTCTGGATGCTCTTCTTCAAAGTCGACGGCCTCGCCGCCTTCTTCGCCCTCGCCACCATCGTCAGCTACCTCGCGTTCTACACCCCCGCCAAACGCTGGTCCCGCTGGTCCACCGAGATCGGCGCCGTCGCCGGCGCATTCCCTCCGCTCATCGGCTGGGCAGCCTCCAGCACCCGCGAAAACGCCCTCGGCTGGATTCTCTTCGGCATTCTCCTCTTCTGGCAGATCCCGCACTTCATGGCCATCGCCTGGATCTACCGCGCCGATTACGCCACCGTCCGTTTCCCGATGCTCCCTGTCCGCGACGCCGCCGGCGGCAAGGTCGCCGCCTGGTCCCTCATCAACACCTTCGTCCTCGTCGCCGTCACCGCCGCGCCCAGCTTCCTCGGTCTCACGAGTAACTACTACCTCGCCGTCACCCTCGTGCTCGGCCTTTGGTTCATCGTACGGGCAATCGCCTTCACCCGCCCGGCCGACCGCGAAAAGACCGCCCGCAAACTCTTCTACGCCTCCATCATCTGGCTCCCGCTCCAACTCGCCGCCCTCGTCGCCGACCGTTGGATTTTCTAA
- a CDS encoding COX15/CtaA family protein codes for MSTSALDHRTTAYRPALAWFAALGSAWVFVLVTLGALTTTIGAGMAFSDWPLSNGSVNPHGWLVNPDMFAEHSHRLSGMIMGFITIALAVWVGRTDSRGWLRKLAWWALAIVIIQGVLGGKRVLLDSIDVPGFEMTLGQMLRIPHGILAHLYVCILFAIAAALSKRWIESKPQVEPTEPRLRQFARLATTLVIVQLVIAASMRHNNAGLAIPTFPHSTPAGDWLPQYWNYQVALNFAHRILAVILTFVLGWLVAAVWRDRASSSAVKNLSLAMICLLALQIALGISVIWTQRGVNYTTAHVTVGACVLATTFLLTWWLHRGVIEGEVETRFGEPSRASS; via the coding sequence ATGTCCACGTCCGCACTCGATCATCGCACCACCGCCTACCGTCCCGCCCTAGCGTGGTTCGCCGCCCTCGGCAGCGCTTGGGTCTTCGTGCTCGTGACGCTCGGCGCTCTCACCACCACCATCGGCGCCGGCATGGCTTTCTCCGACTGGCCTCTCTCCAACGGTTCCGTCAACCCCCACGGCTGGCTCGTGAACCCCGACATGTTTGCCGAGCACTCGCACCGGCTCAGCGGCATGATCATGGGCTTCATCACCATCGCGCTCGCCGTCTGGGTCGGCCGCACAGATTCCCGCGGCTGGCTCCGCAAACTCGCCTGGTGGGCACTCGCGATTGTCATCATTCAAGGCGTCCTCGGCGGCAAACGCGTCCTCCTCGACTCCATCGACGTCCCCGGCTTCGAGATGACCCTCGGGCAAATGCTCCGCATCCCCCACGGCATCCTCGCCCACCTCTACGTCTGCATCCTATTCGCGATCGCCGCCGCCCTCTCGAAACGCTGGATCGAGTCGAAACCCCAGGTCGAGCCGACCGAACCGCGCCTCCGCCAGTTCGCCCGCCTCGCCACCACACTCGTCATCGTCCAGCTCGTGATCGCCGCCTCCATGCGTCACAACAACGCCGGCCTCGCCATCCCGACCTTCCCGCATTCGACCCCCGCCGGCGACTGGCTCCCCCAATACTGGAACTACCAGGTCGCTCTCAATTTCGCCCACCGCATCCTGGCCGTCATCCTCACGTTCGTCCTCGGCTGGCTCGTCGCCGCCGTCTGGCGCGACCGCGCCTCCAGCAGCGCCGTGAAAAATCTCTCGCTCGCCATGATCTGCCTGCTCGCGCTCCAGATCGCCCTCGGCATCTCCGTCATCTGGACCCAACGCGGCGTCAACTACACCACCGCCCACGTCACCGTCGGCGCGTGCGTCCTCGCGACGACCTTTCTTCTCACGTGGTGGCTCCACCGCGGCGTCATCGAAGGCGAAGTCGAAACCCGTTTCGGCGAACCTTCCCGCGCCTCCTCGTAA
- a CDS encoding SCO family protein: MRFSRVWLSSLVVLVALSAPACSKRGETSPAVQAEKRYPLTGEILAVDADKNVLRVKHEKIEGYMPAMTMEFLVSLGDAKLAKAGQRIRAEMVEQADGEFRLEKIWPASTAEVAKIEAAANALTQETVAMGRGAYREIGERAPQFSLFDQDGRVVESQRFRGKQVMICFIFTRCPVAKMCPAAVARFQQTQKLAREAGVTDLELISFSLDPEYDTPGILKEYTIQRGIDTSNYSFLTGPQMAIKSLLQQFGILTEMQGDLLNHTAATLLLDGTGRIIHRADGSEWDVQDFVGRMKKS; this comes from the coding sequence ATGCGTTTTTCCCGAGTCTGGTTATCGAGCCTGGTGGTGTTGGTAGCGTTGAGCGCGCCGGCGTGTTCGAAGCGCGGGGAAACGTCGCCGGCGGTGCAGGCGGAGAAACGTTATCCGCTCACAGGTGAGATCCTCGCCGTGGATGCGGACAAGAATGTGCTGCGGGTGAAGCACGAAAAAATCGAAGGCTACATGCCGGCGATGACGATGGAGTTTCTGGTGTCGCTCGGTGACGCGAAGCTGGCGAAGGCGGGGCAGCGGATTCGCGCGGAGATGGTGGAGCAGGCGGACGGAGAATTCCGGCTGGAGAAAATCTGGCCGGCGTCGACTGCGGAGGTCGCGAAGATCGAGGCGGCGGCGAATGCGCTGACGCAGGAAACGGTGGCGATGGGGCGCGGGGCGTATCGAGAAATCGGGGAGCGGGCACCGCAGTTTTCGTTGTTCGATCAGGACGGGCGGGTGGTGGAGAGTCAGCGGTTTCGCGGGAAGCAGGTGATGATTTGTTTTATCTTCACGCGGTGTCCGGTGGCGAAGATGTGTCCGGCGGCGGTGGCGCGTTTCCAGCAGACGCAGAAGCTGGCGCGCGAGGCGGGGGTGACGGATCTGGAGCTGATCTCGTTCTCGCTCGATCCGGAGTATGACACGCCGGGGATTTTGAAGGAGTACACGATCCAGCGCGGGATCGACACGAGTAATTATTCGTTTCTCACGGGGCCTCAGATGGCGATCAAGAGCCTGCTGCAGCAATTCGGAATTTTGACGGAGATGCAGGGGGATCTGCTCAATCACACGGCGGCGACGTTGTTGCTGGATGGGACAGGGCGGATCATCCACCGGGCGGATGGGAGCGAGTGGGATGTGCAGGATTTTGTGGGGAGGATGAAGAAGTCGTGA
- a CDS encoding DUF2937 family protein has protein sequence MKIGSAVLGTGEKLLDRALCVGGAVIFSQAPEFMQQYLQRLGGHLDEARRQLEQFKKVAAQSGISLEQFIAQTNANSDTAVAKLGGVMSEASVRVEHLETAQAAIAGASPLTRPFAFLQHVDAEIANATWSFYKPAVPTTIEGALYALVGMAVLLGIYYGLIKAPCSRFIARRRAKTAVQAA, from the coding sequence ATGAAAATCGGAAGCGCTGTGCTCGGAACGGGGGAGAAGCTTTTGGATCGCGCGTTGTGCGTGGGCGGAGCGGTGATTTTTTCGCAGGCGCCGGAGTTCATGCAGCAGTATTTGCAGCGGCTCGGCGGGCATCTAGATGAGGCGCGGCGGCAGTTGGAGCAGTTTAAGAAAGTGGCGGCGCAGTCGGGGATTTCGCTGGAGCAGTTCATCGCGCAGACGAATGCGAACTCGGATACGGCGGTGGCGAAGCTGGGCGGCGTGATGAGCGAGGCGAGTGTGCGGGTGGAGCATCTGGAGACGGCGCAGGCGGCGATCGCGGGGGCGTCGCCACTGACCCGGCCGTTTGCGTTTTTGCAGCACGTGGATGCGGAGATCGCGAACGCGACGTGGAGTTTCTACAAGCCGGCGGTGCCGACGACGATTGAAGGGGCGCTGTATGCACTCGTGGGAATGGCAGTGCTGCTGGGGATTTATTATGGGCTGATCAAGGCGCCGTGCTCGCGGTTTATCGCACGGCGGCGGGCGAAGACTGCGGTGCAGGCGGCGTGA